The Camelus ferus isolate YT-003-E chromosome 4, BCGSAC_Cfer_1.0, whole genome shotgun sequence genome has a segment encoding these proteins:
- the HDHD3 gene encoding haloacid dehalogenase-like hydrolase domain-containing protein 3, which yields MARRLQLRLLTWDVKDTLLRPHQPMGEEYATKARAHGLEVEAAALEQAFWQVYRAQSLSFPNYGLSHGLTSRQWWLDVVLQTFHRAGVQDARAVAPIADQLYKDFSNPCTWQVLQGAEATLRECQKRGLRLAVVSNFDRRLEGILVGLGLREHFEFVLTSEAAGWPKPDPRIFREALRLAQVEPAAAAHVGDSYPLDYKGARAIGMHSFLVAGPEPLDPEVKDSIPQEHILPSLPHLLPALDHLESSPPQL from the coding sequence ATGGCACGCCGGCTACAGTTACGACTGCTGACGTGGGACGTGAAGGACACACTGCTTCGGCCCCACCAACCCATGGGGGAGGAGTATGCCACCAAGGCCCGGGCCCACGGGCTGGAGGTAGAGGCCGCAGCCCTGGAACAAGCCTTTTGGCAGGTGTACAGggctcagagcctcagtttccccaactatGGCCTGAGCCATGGCCTCACCTCCCGCCAGTGGTGGCTGGATGTGGTCTTGCAGACCTTCCACCGCGCCGGTGTTCAGGATGCCCGGGCTGTGGCCCCCATCGCTGACCAGCTGTACAAAGACTTCAGCAACCCCTGCACCTGGCAGGTGTTGCAGGGGGCTGAGGCCACCTTGAGGGAGTGCCAAAAACGGGGTCTGAGGCTGGCAGTGGTCTCCAACTTTGACCGACGGCTGGAGGGCATCCTAGTGGGTCTTGGCCTGCGGGAACACTTTGAATTTGTGCTGACCTCTGAGGCTGCTGGCTGGCCCAAGCCAGACCCCCGCATTTTCCGTGAGGCCTTGCGCCTTGCTCAGGTGGAACCGGCGGCAGCAGCCCATGTTGGAGATAGTTACCCACTTGATTACAAGGGAGCACGTGCTATAGGCATGCACAGCTTCCTGGTGGCTGGCCCGGAGCCTTTGGACCCTGAGGTCAAGGATTCTATACCCCAAGAACACATTCTTCCCTCACTACCCCATCTCCTGCCTGCCCTTGACCACCTAGAGAGCTCACCCCCACAGCTTTGA